One Glandiceps talaboti chromosome 2, keGlaTala1.1, whole genome shotgun sequence genomic region harbors:
- the LOC144450861 gene encoding lactoylglutathione lyase-like, producing MIKTAVSSIWRASRTQLARCSPTCYTSFRLCTNNKMSPIPEAEIKAACKEPDPCTKDFINQHTMYRIKDPRKSLDFYTRIIGMRLLHTFDLPDYKLSTYFVGFCEAGDIPENKEERLKWLFTQKACLELKYHYGAENDPNFQYHHGNSEPEGYGHICLSVPDVRKACKRFEELGVEFGMKPDDGEVKGVAFIRDPDGYWVEVLNAAAALGL from the exons ATGATAAAGACTGCTGTGTCGAGTATCTGGCGAGCGTCACGAACACAGTTAGCCCGCTGCAGTCCCACTTGTTACACGAGTTTTCGGCTGTGCACAAACAACAAAATGTCACCCATTCCTGAAGCAGAAATAAAAGCTGCGTGCAAAGAGCCTGACCCTTGCACAAAG GATTTTATCAACCAACACACAATGTACCGAATCAAGGACCCAAGAAAGTCTTTAGATTTCTATACAAGGATCATTGGAATGAG ATTACTCCATACATTTGACTTACCCGATTACAAGCTTTCCACCTACTTTGTGGGATTTTGCGAAGCTGGGGATATCCCGGAAAACAAGGAAGAAAGACTCAAATGGTTGTTTACTCAAAAAGCCTGCTTGGAACTCAAATA TCACTATGGTGCCGAGAATGATCCCAATTTCCAATATCATCATGGAAATTCTGAACCAGAGGGATAtg GTCATATTTGTTTATCTGTTCCCGATGTACGTAAAGCATGCAAACGATTTGAAGAGCTTGGTGTTGAATTTGGCATGAAACCTGATGACG GCGAAGTCAAAGGCGTTGCATTTATCAGAGACCCCGATGGGTACTGGGTAGAAGTTCTCAATGCTGCAGCTGCTCTAGGCCTGTAA
- the LOC144450851 gene encoding lactoylglutathione lyase-like produces the protein MIKTAVSSIWRASRTQLARCSPTCYTSFRLCTNNKMSSIPEAEIKAACKEPDPCTKDFINQQTMYRVKDPRKSLDFYTRIIGMRLLHTFDFPDMKFSLYFLGFCKAEDIPENKEERIKWLFTQKACLELTYNYGSENDPEFQYHCGNSEPKGYGHIGLAVPDVREACKRFEELGVEFAKKPDDGKMKGIAFIKDPDGYWVELINGAAVLGM, from the exons ATGATAAAGACTGCTGTGTCGAGTATCTGGCGAGCGTCACGAACACAGTTAGCCCGCTGCAGTCCCACTTGTTACACGAGTTTTCGGTTGTGCACAAACAACAAGATGTCATCCATTCCTGAAGCAGAGATAAAAGCGGCGTGCAAAGAGCCTGATCCTTGCACAAAG GATTTTATCAACCAACAAACAATGTACCGAGTCAAGGACCCAAGAAAGTCTTTAGATTTCTATACAAGGATCATTGGAATGAG ATTACTCCATACTTTTGACTTTCCTGACATGAAGTTTTCCCTCTACTTTCTGGGATTTTGCAAAGCTGAGGATATCCCGGAAAACAAGGAAGAAAGAATCAAATGGTTGTTTACTCAAAAAGCCTGCTTGGAACTCACATA TAACTATGGTTCCGAGAATGATCCTGAGTTCCAGTATCACTGCGGAAATTCTGAACCCAAGGGATATg GTCATATTGGTTTAGCTGTTCCCGATGTACGCGAAGCATGCAAACGATTTGAAGAGCTTGGTGTTGAATTTGCCAAGAAACCTGACGATG GTAAAATGAAAGGCATTGCATTTATCAAAGACCCTGATGGGTACTGGGTAGAACTTATCAATGGTGCAGCTGTGTTAGGCATGTAA